One part of the Streptomyces sp. AM 2-1-1 genome encodes these proteins:
- a CDS encoding type I polyketide synthase — protein MTTTSQGDHRVAGSGHGGGRAVAVIGLACRLPGATGPASFWDLLRHGTDAIRPLPEDRRSPAGADRRRGEDASGETAGSRTVPAPRDEDLPGGFLDEVHHFDHAFFGVSPREAAEMDPQQRLVLELAWEALEEAGIVPGSLAGSQVGVYLGAMAYDYALLRHREGAGPLTRHTLTGLNRGLLANRVSYHLGLRGPSLTVDSAQSSALVSLHLAHRAVRDGDCDLALAGGVNLNLAPDSTSAAARFGGLSPDGRSFTFDARANGYARGEGGGLVLLKPLEAALADGDRVHGVILASAVNNDGATEGLTVPSADAQREVLLLAAREAAIDPREIQYVELHGTGTPVGDPVEATALGAAYGVGRPADAPLVVGSVKTNIGHLEGAAGIAGFLKTVLSLKHRRIPATLHHETPNPRIPLDALRLRVQRELGPWPRPDRPLIAGVSAFGMGGTNCHVLLAEPPAPDRASPRVATVAGATGGTEEQGAPAKTTTLPWSLSAAGPAALRAQAGRLAAHVRADPGATPDGIGHALATTRTLFTHRAVVLGADRTDLLTALDAVAAGHHTPDAMTGEGRTAGPVAHLFPGQGSQHPGSGLGLHRTTPAFARALDEVCGTLDTHLERPLRDLLFAAPGTPEAELLDRTEYTQPALFALGAALHHVLAQHLPQPDFVLGHSVGGLTAAYAAGVLSLADAAALVAARGRLMGEARPGGAMIAVEATEEEATGVLADYAGRLALAAVNGPRATVLSGDADAAREAAERFAGLGRRTRALKVSHAFHSPHMDSAVAEFRRIASGLTFRPPTVTVISDLTGEPVGPDRLSDPGYWAEHIRRPVRFHDAVRQLAAGGVVHYVELGPGNVLTALTRGIVAADGGTAATVVPLLRPRTPERRSLLTGLAELHVAGAAADWSGFFEAESGREEYEDVEGTREDERDGRRERAALPTYAFQRRPFRFATSARPEGAVSEGTAPEHTVPESAAPEVSAPARGSADGADRTDTAPRPDFLALVVAAAAEVLGGTSAEVLDTERTFKELGLDSLGAVEFADRLSRTTGLRLPPTLTFDHPTPRALARHLATESGRDGGSAAVRQQPRAATPGDAHTGADDDPIAIVSTAGRWPGGADTPEQLWDLLVAGTDATSGFPVNRGWPTDLHHPDPDRAGGSYVGRGGFLHDADRFDAGFFGLSPREAEAMDPQQRLLLETSWELLERAGLDPAALRGSRTGVYVGATQQEYGPRLHEATGEGAGYRLTGATVSVASGRIAYALGLEGPALTVDTACSSSLVALHLAARALRSGECALALAGGVTVMATPGMFTEFSRQRGLAPDGICKPFAAAADGTAWSEGVGLVLLERLSDARRHGHRVLALIRGSAVNSDGASNGLTAPNGPSQQRVIEQALHSAGLTPADIDAVEAHGTGTTLGDPIEARALIHTYGRGRPEGKPLLLGSLKSNIGHTQAAAGVAAVIKMTQALGHGLLPKTLHVDRPTPHVDWSGGEVELLTRATPWPAGDRPRRAAVSAFGISGTNAHLILEEAPAAPPEPVRPSAAPGLPVPWVLSARTPQALRDQAARLATLLDRAAGDRAATGADGGDPEPVGGAEDIAEVAYALTRRPSFDHRAVLVARDLAGARAGVRALARGESAEGAVRGHAAAPGRVAFLFTGQGSQRVGMGRELYATQPVFAASFDANCAALDAHLAGCTSTPLREVVLGDPDADGAPATAAGPAAGELDRTLYTQPALFALEVALFRLLESWGVRPDVVAGHSVGELAAAHVAGVLNLADAAALVAARARLMQELPEGGAMAAVEADETEVLAELAGHEETVDIAAVNGPSSTVVSGEERAVLALTERFRARGRRTSRLRTSHAFHSPLMDPMTDALGEAARKLTHLPPDISLLSALDGEHFTRERPLGPTYWAAHARGAVRFLDVVRRLERDGVTTYLELGPDAVLTALAQEGLLGDRPEGTPPPALAPVLRRGRPEPESLLTALGTAHARGTAVDWSAVLGLSGPSRVDLPTYPFQRSRHWADAPALPAASAVSAGDDRFWEPVEREDLDALADTLGILEPEHREALGAVLPRLASWRSERGRAAEADGWRHRVAWRPVPPRAVAPAGSGRWLLVVPARPLGGDRPYDGWAPLLEKALTGAGARVDRVTVTDPRTDRDAFAALLADAAGRTPAEPVTGVVSLLSLDHDTDPDLPALPHGTAATTALLQALESTPGIAAPLWALTRGAVTTGPGDRPSDPAGALVWGLGVIAAVESSRWGGVVDLPERVDPHATDEVLAALTAGHGEAELAVRPQGLLARRLVPAPLEPAPDGRTAGWTPTGTVLVTGGTGALARHTAAWLARKGAGHLLLVSRRGGEAPGADLLRDELTALGARVTYAACDVSDREALTAVLASVPAEHPLSAVVHTAAVLDDALLDALTPEQADRVLRVKALGARHLDELTRSLPLSAFVLFSSVTALAGAAGQANYAPGNAYLDALAHARRAAGLPATSVSWGQWAGDGIAGDEGAHRNARNGLLPMEPGLAVSVLEQALDRDETHLVVCRADWRVLASARSHPLLAELTAGPSDDGAVPPETGETDGILAELARADSDQERRRLLLRFVRTQVGEVQGGRPAESVEIHRGFKEQGFDSLTTVELRNRLNARTGVNLPTTAVFDHPTPHALAELLYGLLVPEDHAGEGAVRELRAKISELEALFAALPVDGPEREDAAARLAALAAGDPGTHRTAEDDDRDVAAGLSSATDDELMDFIGKELGIS, from the coding sequence ATGACGACGACCAGTCAGGGTGACCACCGGGTGGCCGGCTCCGGCCACGGTGGGGGCAGGGCCGTCGCCGTCATCGGACTGGCGTGCCGGCTCCCCGGTGCGACCGGTCCCGCCTCCTTCTGGGATCTGCTGCGCCACGGCACCGACGCGATCCGGCCGCTTCCCGAGGACCGCCGCTCGCCGGCCGGCGCCGACCGCCGGCGCGGCGAGGACGCGTCCGGGGAGACGGCCGGGAGCCGGACGGTCCCCGCGCCCCGCGACGAGGACCTGCCCGGCGGTTTCCTGGACGAAGTCCACCACTTCGACCACGCGTTCTTCGGGGTGTCCCCCCGCGAGGCCGCCGAGATGGACCCCCAGCAACGGCTGGTCCTCGAACTCGCCTGGGAGGCGCTGGAGGAGGCCGGCATCGTCCCCGGATCGCTCGCCGGAAGCCAGGTCGGCGTCTACCTGGGAGCGATGGCGTACGACTACGCGCTGCTGCGCCACCGCGAGGGCGCCGGACCTCTCACCCGGCACACCCTGACCGGCCTCAACCGGGGCCTGCTCGCCAACCGGGTCTCCTACCACCTCGGCCTGCGCGGCCCCAGCCTGACCGTCGACTCCGCCCAGTCGTCCGCACTCGTCTCCCTCCACCTCGCCCACCGCGCGGTCCGGGACGGCGACTGCGACCTCGCCCTGGCCGGCGGGGTCAACCTCAACCTGGCCCCCGACAGCACCTCGGCCGCCGCCCGTTTCGGCGGACTCTCCCCGGACGGCCGCTCGTTCACCTTCGACGCCCGCGCCAACGGGTACGCGCGCGGCGAGGGCGGCGGCCTGGTCCTCCTCAAGCCACTGGAAGCGGCCCTGGCGGACGGCGACCGCGTCCACGGTGTGATCCTCGCCAGCGCGGTCAACAACGACGGCGCGACCGAGGGACTCACCGTGCCGAGCGCCGACGCGCAGCGGGAGGTGCTGCTCCTCGCGGCGCGCGAGGCGGCCATCGACCCGCGCGAGATCCAGTACGTCGAACTGCACGGCACCGGAACCCCGGTGGGGGACCCGGTGGAGGCGACCGCGCTCGGCGCCGCGTACGGCGTGGGCCGTCCCGCCGACGCGCCGCTCGTCGTGGGCTCGGTCAAGACCAACATCGGTCATCTGGAAGGGGCCGCGGGCATCGCGGGGTTCCTCAAGACGGTGCTGAGCCTCAAGCACCGGCGGATCCCCGCGACCCTCCACCACGAGACACCGAACCCGCGCATCCCGCTCGACGCCCTGCGGCTGCGGGTCCAGCGTGAGCTGGGCCCCTGGCCGCGCCCGGACCGGCCGTTGATCGCCGGAGTGAGCGCCTTCGGCATGGGGGGCACCAACTGCCACGTCCTGCTCGCCGAACCGCCCGCCCCCGACCGGGCCTCGCCCCGCGTCGCGACCGTCGCCGGTGCCACCGGCGGTACGGAGGAACAGGGCGCCCCCGCAAAGACCACCACCCTGCCCTGGAGCCTGTCGGCCGCGGGACCGGCCGCGCTGCGGGCCCAGGCCGGACGGCTCGCCGCACACGTCCGGGCCGACCCCGGTGCCACCCCCGACGGCATCGGGCACGCCCTCGCCACCACCCGTACCCTCTTCACCCACCGGGCCGTGGTGCTCGGCGCCGACCGGACGGACCTGCTGACCGCACTGGACGCCGTCGCGGCGGGACACCACACCCCCGACGCGATGACCGGCGAAGGCCGCACCGCTGGACCCGTCGCCCACCTCTTCCCCGGCCAGGGCAGCCAGCACCCCGGCTCGGGCCTCGGGCTCCACCGCACCACGCCCGCGTTCGCCAGGGCGCTGGACGAGGTGTGCGGCACTCTCGACACCCATCTCGAACGACCCCTGCGCGACCTCCTCTTCGCCGCCCCCGGAACCCCGGAAGCGGAGCTGCTCGACCGCACCGAGTACACCCAGCCGGCGCTCTTCGCCCTCGGCGCGGCTCTCCACCACGTCCTCGCACAGCACCTGCCGCAACCGGACTTCGTTCTCGGCCACTCCGTCGGAGGGCTTACCGCCGCGTACGCCGCAGGGGTGCTGTCGCTCGCCGACGCGGCCGCCCTCGTCGCGGCCCGGGGACGCCTCATGGGCGAGGCCCGGCCGGGCGGGGCGATGATCGCCGTGGAGGCCACCGAAGAGGAAGCGACCGGGGTACTCGCCGACTACGCGGGCCGGCTCGCCCTCGCCGCCGTCAACGGCCCCCGGGCGACCGTGCTTTCGGGGGATGCCGACGCGGCACGAGAGGCGGCCGAGCGGTTCGCGGGCCTGGGCCGCCGCACCCGGGCACTCAAGGTCAGTCACGCCTTCCACTCGCCGCACATGGACAGCGCCGTCGCGGAGTTCCGCCGGATCGCCTCCGGACTCACCTTCCGCCCGCCGACGGTGACCGTGATCTCCGACCTGACCGGAGAACCGGTCGGCCCGGACCGGCTGTCCGACCCCGGCTACTGGGCCGAACACATCCGCAGACCGGTCCGATTCCACGACGCTGTGCGGCAGTTGGCGGCCGGAGGGGTCGTCCACTACGTCGAGCTGGGTCCCGGCAACGTCCTCACCGCACTGACCCGGGGCATCGTGGCGGCGGACGGCGGGACCGCCGCGACCGTGGTACCCCTGCTGCGCCCCCGCACCCCCGAGCGGCGCTCCCTGCTCACCGGACTCGCGGAACTCCACGTGGCCGGCGCCGCCGCCGACTGGTCCGGCTTCTTCGAAGCGGAGAGCGGGCGCGAGGAGTACGAGGACGTCGAGGGCACACGGGAGGACGAGCGCGACGGCCGCCGCGAGCGCGCGGCGCTGCCCACGTACGCCTTCCAGCGCCGCCCGTTCCGGTTCGCCACCTCGGCCCGACCCGAAGGCGCCGTTTCCGAAGGCACCGCTCCCGAACACACCGTGCCGGAAAGCGCCGCCCCCGAGGTGTCCGCGCCGGCGCGGGGCTCGGCGGACGGCGCCGACCGCACGGACACGGCCCCGCGCCCCGACTTCCTGGCCCTCGTGGTCGCCGCCGCCGCGGAGGTCCTGGGCGGCACCTCCGCGGAGGTGCTCGACACGGAACGTACGTTCAAGGAGCTCGGCCTGGACTCTTTGGGCGCCGTCGAGTTCGCGGACCGGCTCTCCCGGACGACCGGGCTCCGGCTGCCCCCCACCCTGACCTTCGACCACCCCACGCCCCGCGCGCTGGCCCGGCACCTCGCAACCGAATCCGGGCGCGACGGGGGATCGGCGGCCGTGCGGCAACAGCCCCGGGCCGCCACGCCGGGCGACGCGCACACCGGCGCCGACGACGATCCGATCGCCATCGTCTCCACCGCAGGCCGCTGGCCCGGCGGTGCCGACACCCCCGAGCAGCTCTGGGACCTGCTGGTCGCGGGTACGGACGCGACGAGCGGCTTCCCCGTCAACCGGGGCTGGCCCACGGACCTCCACCATCCCGACCCCGACCGGGCCGGCGGATCGTACGTCGGACGGGGCGGATTCCTGCACGACGCCGACCGGTTCGACGCCGGCTTCTTCGGCCTGTCCCCCCGGGAGGCCGAGGCGATGGACCCCCAGCAGCGGCTGCTGCTGGAGACGTCCTGGGAACTGCTGGAGCGGGCCGGCCTGGACCCGGCCGCGCTGCGCGGCAGCCGCACCGGGGTCTACGTGGGTGCGACCCAGCAGGAGTACGGTCCCCGACTGCACGAGGCCACCGGCGAGGGAGCGGGTTACCGGCTGACGGGTGCGACGGTCAGCGTCGCCTCGGGCCGGATCGCCTACGCCCTCGGCCTGGAGGGTCCGGCGCTCACCGTGGACACCGCCTGCTCCTCCTCCCTGGTGGCGCTCCACCTCGCGGCCCGGGCCCTGCGCTCCGGCGAATGCGCCCTCGCACTCGCCGGCGGGGTGACCGTGATGGCCACCCCCGGCATGTTCACCGAGTTCAGCCGGCAGCGCGGGCTGGCCCCGGACGGTATCTGCAAGCCCTTCGCGGCGGCGGCGGACGGCACCGCATGGTCGGAAGGGGTGGGGCTGGTCCTGCTGGAACGCCTGTCCGACGCCCGTCGCCACGGACACCGGGTGCTCGCCCTGATCCGGGGGAGCGCGGTGAACTCGGACGGTGCCAGCAACGGCCTGACCGCCCCGAACGGCCCCTCCCAGCAGCGGGTCATCGAACAGGCCCTGCACTCCGCGGGGTTGACGCCCGCCGACATCGACGCTGTGGAGGCCCACGGCACCGGCACCACGCTGGGCGACCCCATCGAGGCCCGGGCGCTGATCCACACCTACGGACGGGGCCGCCCCGAGGGAAAGCCCCTCCTCCTCGGCTCACTGAAGTCCAACATCGGCCACACCCAGGCGGCGGCGGGCGTCGCGGCGGTCATCAAGATGACCCAGGCCCTCGGCCACGGCCTCCTGCCGAAGACCCTGCACGTCGACCGTCCCACCCCGCACGTCGACTGGAGCGGTGGTGAGGTCGAACTGCTCACCCGCGCGACCCCGTGGCCGGCCGGCGACCGCCCGCGCCGCGCGGCGGTCTCCGCGTTCGGCATCAGCGGCACCAACGCCCACCTGATCCTCGAAGAGGCCCCCGCCGCCCCACCGGAGCCGGTACGCCCGTCCGCCGCGCCCGGCCTGCCCGTTCCCTGGGTCCTGTCCGCCCGCACCCCGCAGGCGCTCAGGGACCAGGCCGCCCGACTGGCCACACTGCTGGACCGCGCGGCCGGAGACCGCGCGGCAACCGGCGCCGACGGCGGCGACCCCGAGCCCGTCGGCGGTGCGGAGGACATCGCGGAGGTGGCGTACGCGCTCACCCGCAGACCGTCCTTCGACCACCGTGCGGTACTGGTGGCCCGGGACCTCGCCGGAGCACGCGCCGGCGTACGGGCCCTGGCGCGGGGAGAGTCGGCCGAAGGCGCCGTACGCGGCCACGCCGCCGCCCCCGGCCGGGTCGCGTTCCTCTTCACCGGGCAGGGCAGCCAGCGCGTCGGCATGGGACGCGAGCTGTACGCGACCCAGCCGGTCTTCGCCGCCTCCTTCGACGCGAACTGCGCGGCCCTCGACGCCCACCTGGCCGGATGCACGTCCACTCCGCTCCGCGAGGTCGTCCTCGGGGACCCGGACGCCGACGGCGCGCCCGCCACAGCCGCCGGCCCCGCCGCCGGCGAGCTGGACCGCACGCTGTACACCCAACCCGCTCTGTTCGCCCTGGAGGTGGCCCTCTTCCGGCTGCTGGAGTCCTGGGGGGTGCGCCCCGACGTGGTGGCCGGACACTCGGTCGGTGAACTCGCCGCCGCCCACGTGGCCGGTGTGCTGAACCTCGCCGACGCCGCCGCGCTGGTCGCCGCCCGCGCCCGACTGATGCAGGAACTCCCCGAAGGCGGCGCCATGGCCGCCGTCGAGGCGGACGAGACCGAGGTGCTCGCGGAGCTCGCCGGCCACGAGGAGACCGTGGACATCGCGGCCGTCAACGGCCCGTCCTCCACAGTGGTGTCGGGCGAGGAGCGAGCCGTGCTCGCGCTCACCGAGCGCTTCCGCGCGCGAGGACGGCGCACCAGCCGCCTGCGCACCAGCCATGCCTTCCACTCCCCGCTCATGGACCCGATGACCGACGCGCTCGGGGAAGCCGCCCGGAAACTCACCCATCTGCCGCCGGACATCTCCCTGCTGAGCGCGCTCGACGGCGAGCACTTCACCCGGGAACGGCCCCTTGGGCCCACCTACTGGGCGGCGCACGCCCGGGGCGCCGTGCGTTTCCTCGACGTCGTACGCCGCCTGGAGCGCGACGGGGTCACCACCTACCTGGAACTCGGCCCCGACGCCGTCCTCACCGCCCTGGCCCAGGAGGGCCTGCTCGGCGACCGACCCGAGGGCACGCCCCCGCCCGCCCTCGCCCCGGTGCTGCGCCGGGGCCGACCCGAGCCGGAATCCCTGCTCACCGCGCTCGGTACCGCCCACGCCCGGGGGACCGCCGTCGACTGGAGCGCCGTCCTCGGCCTCTCCGGGCCGAGCCGGGTGGACCTGCCCACCTACCCGTTCCAGCGCAGCCGCCACTGGGCGGACGCGCCGGCGCTTCCCGCGGCGTCCGCCGTTTCCGCCGGGGACGACCGGTTCTGGGAACCGGTGGAGCGCGAGGACCTCGACGCGCTCGCCGACACCCTCGGCATCCTCGAACCGGAGCACCGGGAGGCTTTGGGCGCCGTGCTGCCCCGGCTCGCGTCCTGGCGGAGCGAGCGGGGACGGGCCGCCGAGGCCGACGGCTGGCGCCACCGGGTGGCCTGGCGGCCCGTCCCGCCCCGTGCGGTGGCGCCGGCCGGGTCCGGTCGCTGGCTGCTCGTCGTCCCGGCCAGGCCCCTCGGCGGGGACCGCCCGTACGACGGCTGGGCGCCGCTCCTGGAGAAGGCCCTCACCGGCGCCGGGGCGCGCGTCGACCGCGTCACCGTCACCGACCCGCGGACGGACCGCGACGCCTTCGCCGCGCTGCTCGCCGACGCGGCGGGCCGGACCCCGGCCGAGCCGGTGACCGGGGTGGTGTCCCTCCTCTCGCTCGACCACGACACCGACCCGGACCTGCCCGCCCTCCCGCACGGGACGGCCGCCACCACGGCGCTCCTCCAGGCCCTGGAGAGCACCCCCGGGATCGCCGCTCCGCTCTGGGCACTCACCCGGGGCGCGGTCACCACCGGCCCGGGCGACCGGCCGAGCGATCCGGCCGGCGCCCTCGTCTGGGGGCTCGGCGTCATCGCCGCCGTGGAGAGCTCCCGGTGGGGCGGGGTCGTCGATCTGCCCGAGCGCGTGGACCCGCACGCCACCGACGAGGTGCTCGCCGCCCTCACCGCGGGCCACGGCGAGGCCGAACTCGCGGTGCGGCCACAGGGGTTGCTCGCCCGCCGCCTCGTCCCCGCCCCGTTGGAACCGGCCCCTGACGGCCGGACGGCCGGCTGGACCCCCACGGGGACGGTCCTCGTGACCGGAGGCACCGGGGCGCTGGCCCGGCACACCGCCGCATGGCTGGCACGCAAGGGCGCCGGACACCTGCTGCTGGTGAGCAGACGGGGCGGCGAGGCGCCCGGAGCGGACCTCCTGCGGGACGAGCTCACTGCGCTGGGAGCCCGGGTGACCTACGCCGCCTGCGACGTCTCGGACCGCGAGGCGCTCACGGCGGTGCTGGCCTCCGTTCCCGCGGAACACCCGCTGTCGGCCGTCGTGCACACCGCCGCCGTCCTCGACGACGCCCTGCTGGACGCCCTCACCCCCGAGCAGGCGGACCGGGTGCTGCGGGTCAAGGCGCTCGGCGCCCGCCACCTGGACGAACTCACCCGCTCCCTCCCCCTGTCCGCCTTCGTGCTCTTCTCCTCCGTCACCGCCCTCGCCGGCGCCGCGGGTCAGGCCAACTACGCGCCGGGCAACGCCTATCTCGACGCCCTCGCCCACGCCCGCCGGGCCGCCGGACTCCCCGCCACCTCGGTCTCCTGGGGCCAGTGGGCGGGCGACGGCATCGCCGGTGACGAAGGGGCCCACCGCAACGCGCGGAACGGGCTGCTCCCGATGGAGCCCGGCCTCGCCGTCTCCGTACTGGAGCAGGCCCTGGACCGGGACGAGACCCACCTGGTCGTCTGCCGCGCCGACTGGCGGGTTCTCGCCTCCGCCCGCTCCCACCCGCTGCTGGCGGAGCTGACCGCCGGCCCGTCCGACGACGGCGCGGTCCCGCCGGAGACCGGCGAAACGGACGGCATCCTCGCGGAGTTGGCGCGGGCCGACAGCGACCAAGAGCGCCGCAGGCTGCTGCTCCGCTTCGTGCGGACCCAGGTCGGCGAGGTCCAGGGCGGCCGGCCGGCCGAGTCGGTCGAGATCCACCGGGGCTTCAAGGAACAGGGTTTCGACTCTCTCACCACGGTCGAACTGCGCAACCGCCTCAACGCGCGCACCGGAGTCAACCTGCCGACCACCGCAGTGTTCGACCATCCCACCCCCCACGCGCTCGCCGAGCTGCTGTACGGGCTGCTCGTCCCCGAGGATCATGCGGGGGAGGGGGCGGTACGCGAACTCCGCGCCAAAATAAGCGAGTTGGAGGCTCTCTTCGCCGCCCTGCCGGTGGACGGACCGGAGCGCGAGGATGCGGCGGCCCGGCTCGCCGCCCTGGCGGCGGGCGACCCCGGCACGCACCGGACGGCCGAGGACGACGACCGTGACGTGGCGGCGGGTCTCTCGTCCGCCACCGACGACGAACTGATGGATTTCATCGGCAAGGAGCTCGGCATCTCCTGA